The proteins below are encoded in one region of Apium graveolens cultivar Ventura chromosome 4, ASM990537v1, whole genome shotgun sequence:
- the LOC141720444 gene encoding U-box domain-containing protein 21, whose product MTFSFRRKKAGNSRKNGIPETNPAMELTIPSHFRCPVSLDLMKDPVTLSTGITYDRESIEKWIESGNETCPVTNQILPSFDLIPNHAIRKMIQDWSVENKSYGIDRIPTPKVILNSYDISDICSKIRVASKRGDAHKCRELVRKINVCAKESERNKVSIIENGVGYVLSASFEAFTTLSMEKHEGLLEDILSTLIWIFPLGSEGQSKLASPTSLRCMAVLLKSKDLSTKQNAVLVIKELLYLDHQRASALLEIDEDVLESLLHLIKEPICSTSTKANSLMAIYYIVSLPKTSEIVTSKIVQLGIISLLLEILVDSEKNLCQRALGVLDSLCSSYAGREKARGNALTVPVIVKKILRVSAAATEFCVSILLKLCENGNGNVLIEALEVGGFQKVLVSLQTGCAEKTKAKATELLKLMNQNRKKVNCFESSVELRYLKKSY is encoded by the coding sequence ATGACTTTTTCATTCAGAAGAAAGAAGGCCGGAAACAGCCGTAAAAATGGTATACCGGAGACAAATCCCGCCATGGAGCTCACAATTCCTTCTCATTTTCGGTGTCCTGTATCTCTTGATTTGATGAAAGATCCGGTCACACTATCAACCGGGATCACCTACGATAGAGAAAGTATTGAAAAATGGATTGAATCAGGTAACGAGACGTGCCCCGTTACCAACCAAATCTTGCCAAGTTTTGACCTTATTCCAAATCATGCCATTCGAAAGATGATCCAAGATTGGTCGGTGGAAAACAAATCTTACGGCATTGATAGAATTCCAACCCCGAAAGTCATTTTAAACTCTTATGACATTTCTGACATTTGTTCGAAAATTAGGGTTGCAAGCAAACGCGGGGATGCGCACAAGTGTCGAGAATTGGTGAGGAAGATTAATGTTTGTGCTAAAGAGAGTGAAAGAAACAAAGTAAGTATCATTGAGAATGGAGTTGGCTACGTTTTATCGGCTTCATTCGAGGCTTTTACTACTCTATCAATGGAAAAACATGAAGGCTTATTAGAAGATATATTATCTACATTAATATGGATATTTCCACTTGGCTCGGAAGGCCAATCGAAGCTTGCATCGCCTACATCTCTACGTTGCATGGCGGTGCTTTTGAAAAGCAAAGATCTCTCCACCAAGCAAAATGCGGTTTTGGTCATTAAGGAGTTACTTTATTTGGATCACCAAAGGGCCTCTGCATTGTTAGAGATTGATGAAGATGTTCTTGAATCCTTGTTGCATCTTATAAAAGAGCCCATTTGCTCTACATCTACGAAGGCTAATTCACTAATGGCTATATATTACATAGTTTCACTGCCCAAAACAAGTGAAATTGTTACATCAAAAATAGTGCAGTTGGGCATAATCTCTCTGCTTCTAGAAATTCTTGTGGATTCTGAGAAAAACCTATGTCAAAGGGCTTTAGGGGTGTTGGACAGTCTTTGTAGTAGTTACGCAGGGAGGGAGAAAGCCCGGGGAAATGCATTGACAGTGCCCGTGATAGTGAAAAAGATTTTACGAGTATCAGCGGCAGCGACTGAGTTTTGTGTGTCCATTTTGTTGAAATTATGTGAAAATGGGAATGGTAATGTACTAATTGAAGCGCTGGAAGTGGGAGGATTTCAAAAGGTATTGGTTTCTCTGCAAACCGGTTGTGCGGAGAAGACCAAGGCAAAGGCCACTGAACTATTAAAATTGATGAATCAAAACAGAAAGAAGGTGAATTGTTTTGAATCGTCAGTTGAGTTAAGGTACCTTAAGAAGTCGTATTGA
- the LOC141719179 gene encoding uncharacterized protein LOC141719179: MVINETKWDEEILTDLFNDRDVQLIKNIPLSAVGRNDSWMWFLDEKGQFTVKSCYCKLIGEYSTSDVGFWKKVWLVWEAVGLKEWSQVLPGEQAMDNFKQIFSAGTKEQSILVAVLCWSLWNRRNKWVWDKIDMSVFGTKAAALNLLADWRKARMEGNKYKPVVSSRSRQWKKPQAGWVKINVNAVIFTATKSIGIGGVIRDENGEFLRAMCKQETGMWQVREAEAISLREVMSWTKRHGFSKCEFETDSKLLADAFNGGQGNSYFYSIVNECIELSKHFQHVLVQFVHRSANVVAHSLARVSHSESGLLKWVNVAPDFLIDVLTYDSI, from the exons ATGGTGATAAACGAAACAAAATGGGATGAAGAGATTTTGACAGACTTGTTTAATGACAGGGATGTTCAACTTATTAAGAATATTCCGTTATCTGCTGTTGGTCGTAATGATTCATGGATGTGGTTTCTTGATGAAAAAGGGCAGTTCACTGTTAAAAGCTGCTATTGTAAATTAATTGGTGAATACAGTACTTCAGATGTTGGTTTTTGGAAAAAAGTTTG GCTGGTCTGGGAAGCAGTGGGTCTTAAGGAGTGGAGTCAAGTTTTACCAGGTGAGCAGGCAATGGATAATTTCAAACAAATATTTAGTGCTGGAACAAAGGAACAGAGTATTTTAGTTGCAGTGCTTTGCTGGAGCTTATGGAACCGGCGTAACAAATGGGTGTGGGACAAAATTGACATGTCGGTATTTGGTACTAAAGCAGCTGCTCTAAATCTCTTGGCAGACTGGAGGAAAGCACGGATGGAAGGAAATAAGTATAAACCAGTAGTTAGCTCCAGAAGTAGACAATGGAAAAAACCTCAAGCTGGTTGGGTAAAGATTAATGTGAACGCTGTAATATTTACTGCTACAAAATCCATTGGTATTGGCGGGGTAATACGAGATGAAAATGGTGAGTTTCTGAGAGCAATGTGTAAGCAGGAGACTGGGATGTGGCAAGTCAGGGAGGCTGAGGCTATTAGTCTCAGGGAAGTGATGTCCTGGACAAAAAGGCATGGATTCTCTAAATGTGAGTTTGAGACGGATTCTAAACTTCTGGCAGATGCGTTTAATGGAGGGCAAGGAAATTCTTATTTTTATTCCATTGTTAATGAATGTATTGAATTAAGTAAGCACTTTCAACATGTGCTAGTACAGTTTGTGCATAGGTCTGCGAATGTAGTCGCTCATTCGTTAGCAAGGGTGTCTCATTCTGAGTCAGGCTTACTGAAGTGGGTAAATGTCGCTCCTGATTTCCTTATTGATGTACTTACCTATGATTCCATTTAA